The Moraxella osloensis genome contains a region encoding:
- a CDS encoding 2Fe-2S iron-sulfur cluster-binding protein, protein MPQSLTLTINQQQHTLTNLDVRTTVLDVCRNHLGLTGSKKGCDHGQCGACTMLINGQRVNSCLTLAVMHEGDSIETIEGIGSPEALDPIQQAFLEHDAFQCGYCTPGQICSTKAMIEELRQNWASHVSADLMQPLSNDTAQFKQQLDKEISERMSGNICRCSAYPNIVRAIKQVLQETGFSAETDKVTTQTAATQATGVSL, encoded by the coding sequence ATGCCACAATCCTTAACACTTACTATCAATCAGCAACAACACACGTTGACGAATCTAGATGTACGCACCACGGTGCTGGATGTCTGTCGCAACCATCTTGGCTTGACAGGCAGCAAAAAAGGCTGTGACCACGGTCAGTGTGGCGCATGTACCATGCTGATTAATGGTCAGCGGGTCAACAGCTGTCTGACCCTAGCGGTCATGCATGAGGGCGATAGCATCGAAACCATTGAAGGCATTGGCTCACCTGAAGCGCTTGACCCGATTCAACAAGCGTTTTTGGAACATGACGCCTTTCAATGTGGTTATTGTACCCCTGGACAAATTTGCTCGACCAAAGCGATGATTGAAGAGCTCCGCCAAAACTGGGCAAGTCATGTGTCGGCGGATTTGATGCAGCCTTTATCAAACGATACAGCACAATTTAAGCAACAATTAGATAAGGAAATCTCTGAGCGTATGAGTGGCAATATTTGTCGCTGCTCGGCATATCCCAACATCGTGCGAGCTATCAAACAAGTATTACAAGAAACTGGTTTTTCGGCAGAGACAGATAAGGTAACCACCCAGACAGCAGCTACTCAGGCTACAGGAGTGTCGCTATGA
- a CDS encoding diaminobutyrate--2-oxoglutarate transaminase gives MSQTHLHVATPVHPISHATNEYYLTRQSTMESNVRSYPRKLPLAIAKAQGIWVTDVEGNDYLDCLAGAGTLALGHNHPAVKQALYDVLESGLPLHTLDITTPVKDAFTESLLSFFPKDFVLQFCGPTGADGTEAAIKLAKTYTGRDNVIAFSGGYHGMTHGALAMTGNLSAKEKVGNLMPGVQFMPYPHEYRCPLGLGGEAGVDALTYYFENFIEDVESGVVKPAAVILEAIQGEGGVVPAPKKWLQKIREVTAKHDIVLILDEVQAGFARSGKMFAFEHADIVPDVVVMSKAVGGGLPLCVLAINKKFDAWAPAGHTGTFRGNQLAMAASIQVLAEIRSKNLAENARIRGEFLRDELKKIAQEFPCIGNVRGRGLMTGIEIVDERKPADRIGSYPADIDMANAIQRACFDNKLLLEKGGRGGTVIRLLCPINITADECDAVLERFKKAVAEAVQKVRG, from the coding sequence ATGAGCCAAACGCATTTACACGTAGCAACCCCTGTACATCCAATTTCTCATGCCACTAACGAATATTACTTAACTCGTCAAAGCACGATGGAATCTAATGTTCGTAGTTATCCCCGCAAACTACCGCTAGCTATAGCTAAAGCCCAAGGTATTTGGGTCACCGATGTTGAAGGCAATGATTACCTTGATTGCCTAGCCGGTGCTGGCACATTAGCCTTGGGTCACAATCACCCAGCCGTCAAACAAGCCTTATATGATGTGTTAGAAAGTGGTCTGCCACTGCACACCCTAGATATCACCACCCCTGTTAAAGATGCATTTACCGAATCCTTGCTGTCTTTTTTTCCAAAAGATTTTGTATTGCAATTTTGCGGTCCGACCGGTGCTGACGGTACAGAAGCGGCGATTAAATTAGCAAAAACTTATACAGGGCGTGACAACGTTATCGCATTTAGCGGTGGTTATCACGGTATGACCCATGGCGCGCTTGCCATGACCGGCAATTTGTCTGCCAAAGAGAAAGTTGGCAATTTGATGCCAGGGGTACAGTTTATGCCCTATCCGCATGAATACCGCTGCCCACTTGGTCTAGGGGGTGAAGCGGGCGTGGATGCGCTGACTTACTACTTTGAAAACTTTATTGAAGATGTTGAAAGCGGCGTGGTCAAACCTGCAGCGGTCATCCTAGAAGCAATTCAAGGGGAAGGCGGTGTCGTGCCTGCGCCCAAAAAATGGCTACAAAAAATCCGTGAAGTGACCGCCAAGCATGATATCGTATTGATTTTGGATGAAGTGCAAGCTGGTTTTGCGCGCTCAGGCAAAATGTTTGCCTTCGAACATGCCGACATCGTGCCTGACGTGGTGGTGATGAGTAAAGCGGTCGGGGGTGGTTTGCCACTATGCGTACTTGCCATCAACAAAAAATTCGACGCATGGGCGCCAGCCGGTCACACCGGTACTTTCCGTGGCAATCAGCTTGCAATGGCGGCATCGATTCAAGTATTGGCTGAAATCCGCAGCAAAAACTTGGCAGAAAATGCGCGTATCCGCGGTGAATTCTTGCGCGATGAACTCAAAAAAATCGCCCAAGAATTTCCTTGTATCGGTAACGTGCGCGGTCGCGGCTTGATGACGGGTATTGAGATTGTCGATGAGCGTAAACCTGCTGACCGTATCGGCTCGTATCCTGCTGACATTGACATGGCGAATGCGATTCAAAGAGCGTGTTTTGACAACAAGTTACTGCTGGAAAAAGGCGGTCGTGGCGGTACAGTGATTCGCTTGCTTTGCCCGATTAACATCACTGCTGATGAATGTGATGCGGTGCTTGAACGCTTTAAAAAGGCAGTGGCTGAAGCCGTGCAAAAAGTACGTGGGTAA
- a CDS encoding GTP pyrophosphokinase → METNIAKTERLIREINRIHGEYSQDYFETGKVPKINLSHTLKTVPIEPILSYRLNLHEAINDYLAFADTQNIDFFYRVKTAESIYDKVNRYLARQNQYPVNNILNDIFGARVILPSADVTDIMEKLDDWKTDYSLKNWYLRDIDGYIGVHVYFKNASNFYYPWELQIWDKNDAKANIVNHQLYKRNFVK, encoded by the coding sequence ATGGAAACCAATATCGCCAAGACCGAACGCCTGATTCGAGAAATCAATCGGATTCATGGTGAGTATTCGCAAGATTATTTCGAAACAGGCAAGGTACCAAAAATCAATCTATCACATACGCTCAAAACCGTCCCTATTGAGCCTATCTTGTCATATCGGCTTAATTTGCATGAAGCGATTAATGATTATTTGGCATTTGCCGATACCCAAAATATCGATTTTTTTTACCGTGTTAAAACGGCTGAAAGTATCTATGACAAAGTCAATCGCTATTTGGCACGACAAAACCAGTACCCAGTCAATAATATCTTAAATGATATTTTTGGTGCTCGGGTAATTTTGCCATCGGCTGATGTGACAGATATTATGGAAAAACTGGATGATTGGAAAACAGATTACAGTCTAAAAAATTGGTATTTACGTGATATCGACGGGTATATCGGTGTGCATGTGTACTTTAAAAATGCGAGCAATTTTTATTATCCGTGGGAATTGCAAATTTGGGATAAAAACGATGCCAAAGCCAATATTGTAAATCATCAACTGTATAAGCGTAATTTTGTAAAATAA
- a CDS encoding pyridoxal phosphate-dependent decarboxylase family protein: MSNLSQHRQALFCNDSQSIADYQKNMNTAVQAVTDWLKNDKMYTGGSIKQLRAEIAFQPSKEGLGLEDALKRSVELFLNKSLKVHHPHSLAHLHCPTMVTSQIAEVLINATNQSMDSWDQSPAGSLMEVQLIDWLRQKVGFGSGQAGVFTSGGTQSNLMGVLLARDWCIANNYKNDDGSEWSVQRDGIPADAMQKVKVICSENAHFSVQKNMAMMGMGFQSVVTVPVNDQAQMDVAALEHTMAQLKSEGKIIACVVATAGTTDAGAIDPIPAIRKLTHEYGAWLHIDAAWGGALILSNNYRDKLAGIEQADSITLDFHKHYFQSISCGAFLLKDEANYRFMHYEAEYLNSAYDEEHGVPNLVSKSLQTTRRFDALKLWLTVEALGEELYGSMIDHGVDLTREVADYIKATDGLELLVEPQFASVLFRVVPKDYPVELLDSLNQNVADELFAKGEANIGVTRVSYQKQGDANQDVQSLKMTTLSPIATLDNVKALLAQVLAQADDIKDAIITGDYQPAID, encoded by the coding sequence ATGTCAAACTTATCACAGCATCGCCAAGCGTTATTTTGTAATGACAGCCAATCCATTGCCGATTACCAAAAAAATATGAACACTGCCGTGCAAGCCGTCACCGATTGGCTCAAAAATGACAAAATGTACACCGGCGGTAGTATCAAGCAGCTGCGCGCTGAGATTGCCTTTCAGCCATCAAAAGAAGGACTTGGCTTGGAAGACGCATTAAAACGTTCAGTCGAATTATTCCTTAATAAAAGCTTAAAGGTGCATCACCCACATTCGCTTGCTCACTTGCACTGCCCAACGATGGTCACAAGCCAAATCGCTGAAGTGCTGATTAATGCCACCAACCAATCGATGGACTCTTGGGACCAAAGCCCAGCAGGGTCACTGATGGAAGTGCAACTGATTGATTGGCTACGTCAAAAAGTCGGTTTTGGTAGCGGACAAGCGGGCGTATTCACCTCAGGTGGCACCCAATCCAACTTGATGGGCGTGTTACTCGCCCGTGATTGGTGTATCGCCAACAACTATAAGAATGACGATGGGTCAGAATGGTCAGTACAGCGTGACGGTATCCCAGCCGATGCCATGCAAAAAGTGAAAGTCATCTGCTCAGAAAACGCGCATTTTAGCGTGCAAAAAAACATGGCAATGATGGGCATGGGTTTTCAATCGGTGGTCACTGTGCCAGTCAATGACCAAGCGCAGATGGATGTTGCCGCACTTGAACACACCATGGCGCAACTGAAGTCCGAAGGTAAAATCATCGCCTGTGTGGTCGCTACTGCAGGCACTACCGACGCAGGCGCGATTGACCCAATCCCTGCGATTCGTAAGCTTACCCATGAGTACGGTGCATGGCTGCATATTGATGCCGCTTGGGGCGGTGCGCTGATTTTATCGAATAACTACCGCGATAAACTTGCAGGCATTGAGCAAGCCGATTCTATCACCCTCGACTTCCACAAACATTACTTCCAAAGCATCTCTTGCGGGGCATTTTTGCTCAAAGATGAAGCCAACTATCGCTTCATGCATTACGAAGCTGAGTATTTAAACTCTGCGTATGACGAGGAACATGGCGTACCCAACCTAGTTTCTAAGTCGCTACAAACCACGCGCCGTTTTGATGCGCTAAAATTATGGCTCACAGTGGAAGCCTTGGGCGAAGAATTATACGGCTCGATGATTGACCATGGCGTTGATTTGACCCGCGAAGTCGCTGATTACATCAAAGCGACTGATGGGCTTGAATTGTTGGTAGAGCCACAGTTTGCCTCCGTGCTATTTCGCGTGGTGCCCAAAGACTACCCGGTCGAGTTGCTTGATAGCTTAAACCAAAATGTCGCCGATGAGCTATTTGCCAAAGGTGAAGCCAATATCGGCGTGACGCGCGTCAGTTACCAAAAGCAAGGGGATGCTAACCAAGATGTGCAATCGCTTAAAATGACCACGTTAAGCCCCATCGCCACGCTTGACAATGTCAAAGCATTATTGGCGCAAGTGTTGGCACAAGCCGATGACATCAAAGACGCTATTATCACAGGGGATTATCAGCCTGCGATTGATTGA
- a CDS encoding L-serine ammonia-lyase, with protein MISIFDLFKIGIGPSSSHTVGPMKAANLFVSALSQQQLLMQVDRVQVELFGSLGATGKGHGSDIAVMLGLMGEQPQTTDVAAISQKIADIQAQSTLCLNQQHEINFVADKDLILNGRVSLPHHPNALTITAFTGNEIVYQNTYYSIGGGFVQTEQEAQAKEPVIESVKKLVPYPFNNAKELLQICQHNQLSIAQVVRANELANLSEDELLGGLNDIWQVMQDCVNDGCRHDGILPGGLQVQRRAKAIYQQLSAADSRKAFNDALAVMDWVNLYALAVNEENASGGRVVTAPTNGAAGVIPAVMHYYRDFCPSYTLQGLHDFLLTAAAIGIIIKENASISGAEVGCQGEVGSACAMAAAGLTYVLGGSPAQCANAAEIGIEHHLGMTCDPIAGLVQVPCIERNAMAAVKAINASRLALKGNGQHVVSLDKAIKTMKETGRDMMSKYKETAMGGLAINVLDEDFAAQSNLIPTLDVTVNYSQC; from the coding sequence GTGATCAGTATTTTTGATTTATTTAAGATTGGGATTGGACCTTCAAGTTCGCATACCGTCGGACCGATGAAAGCGGCGAATCTGTTCGTTAGCGCATTATCACAGCAGCAGCTATTGATGCAGGTGGATAGGGTGCAAGTCGAGCTGTTTGGTTCGCTCGGTGCGACCGGTAAAGGGCACGGTAGTGATATAGCGGTGATGCTAGGTTTGATGGGAGAGCAACCACAGACGACGGATGTCGCCGCTATTTCACAAAAAATTGCCGATATCCAAGCGCAAAGCACGCTATGTCTAAATCAGCAGCATGAGATTAACTTTGTTGCTGACAAAGATTTAATCCTAAATGGTAGGGTATCGCTGCCCCATCATCCCAATGCTTTGACTATCACTGCTTTTACAGGCAATGAAATTGTTTACCAAAATACGTATTATTCAATCGGCGGCGGGTTCGTGCAGACCGAGCAAGAAGCGCAAGCAAAAGAACCGGTGATTGAAAGCGTCAAAAAATTAGTACCTTATCCGTTTAACAACGCCAAAGAATTATTACAAATTTGCCAACACAATCAACTGTCAATCGCCCAAGTCGTTCGAGCCAATGAACTGGCTAACTTGAGTGAAGATGAGCTGCTGGGTGGACTTAACGACATTTGGCAAGTCATGCAAGACTGTGTCAATGATGGTTGTCGCCACGATGGTATTTTGCCAGGGGGCTTACAAGTACAGCGCCGTGCCAAGGCGATTTATCAGCAGTTATCCGCTGCCGATAGCCGAAAAGCGTTTAATGATGCCCTTGCCGTGATGGATTGGGTGAATCTATATGCGTTGGCAGTTAATGAAGAAAATGCCAGTGGCGGACGTGTAGTCACCGCACCCACCAATGGTGCGGCAGGCGTGATACCTGCGGTTATGCATTATTATCGAGATTTTTGTCCAAGTTATACGCTGCAAGGTTTGCATGATTTTCTGCTAACCGCCGCGGCGATAGGCATCATTATCAAAGAAAACGCCAGTATTTCAGGTGCAGAAGTGGGCTGTCAAGGGGAGGTCGGCTCGGCATGTGCAATGGCTGCGGCAGGGTTAACCTATGTGCTTGGTGGTAGTCCTGCGCAATGTGCCAACGCTGCCGAAATTGGCATCGAACATCATCTTGGCATGACGTGTGACCCGATTGCAGGGTTGGTGCAAGTACCTTGTATTGAACGCAATGCCATGGCGGCAGTAAAAGCGATTAATGCCTCAAGGCTTGCGCTTAAAGGCAATGGGCAGCATGTGGTATCGCTTGATAAAGCCATCAAAACCATGAAAGAGACAGGCAGAGATATGATGTCAAAATATAAAGAAACCGCAATGGGCGGGCTTGCTATCAATGTCCTAGACGAGGATTTTGCCGCCCAGTCAAATCTGATTCCGACGCTGGATGTGACGGTCAATTACAGTCAGTGTTAG
- a CDS encoding RNA-guided endonuclease InsQ/TnpB family protein has product MKTLKLRIRDKHKDQLNRLSGSVNFVWNYVNALSYEHLKRTGKFFSAYDLNDYTKGSGELLGLHSQTIQAINETHAKARKQFKKAKLSWRTNNPNSKRKSLGWLPFKQSAIKHIATYQTGKKGLKSTLQLSLAKGQKLIIDLWDSYNLSLYQINTCELVQDSRNRWYACITVKEYPKTTCGTGSVGIDLGLKDSATSSSGDKLQMKQTLNYAKDLAIAQRAKNKQRVKAIHAKIKNTRQDLIHKFTTQLVKDNALIVVGDIQSNQFNSKKGKLAKSVYDAGWFELKRQLTYKCENAGCRFEIVNERYTTQRCSCCGEITANSPKGRKSLRIREWICASCGTWHDRDINASKNILAVGLDRLVEGIPLL; this is encoded by the coding sequence ATGAAAACACTCAAGCTACGCATACGAGATAAACATAAAGACCAACTAAATCGCCTAAGCGGTTCGGTGAATTTCGTATGGAACTACGTTAATGCGTTAAGCTATGAGCATCTTAAGCGTACTGGCAAGTTCTTTAGTGCGTATGATTTAAACGACTACACCAAAGGTAGCGGTGAATTACTGGGGTTACACTCGCAAACCATTCAAGCCATCAATGAAACCCACGCCAAAGCTAGAAAACAATTCAAAAAAGCTAAATTATCATGGCGAACCAACAACCCAAATTCAAAACGTAAATCATTAGGCTGGCTACCATTTAAACAATCTGCCATCAAACACATCGCTACCTACCAAACAGGTAAAAAGGGCTTAAAATCTACCTTGCAGCTATCTTTAGCCAAAGGACAAAAGCTAATCATTGATCTATGGGATAGCTACAATCTATCGTTATATCAAATCAACACTTGCGAGCTAGTCCAAGACAGCCGTAACCGTTGGTATGCCTGTATCACCGTCAAAGAATACCCTAAAACTACTTGTGGAACAGGTAGCGTTGGCATAGATTTGGGGCTTAAAGATAGTGCTACCAGCTCGAGCGGTGACAAACTACAAATGAAACAAACGCTCAACTATGCCAAAGATTTAGCCATTGCTCAACGAGCTAAAAACAAACAGCGTGTCAAGGCTATCCATGCCAAAATCAAAAACACACGCCAAGACCTGATACATAAATTCACCACCCAATTAGTCAAAGACAATGCCCTAATCGTGGTCGGTGATATTCAGAGTAATCAATTTAATAGTAAAAAAGGCAAACTCGCCAAATCGGTTTACGATGCAGGTTGGTTTGAACTGAAACGACAACTGACCTACAAATGCGAGAACGCAGGTTGCCGTTTTGAAATCGTGAATGAGAGATACACGACCCAGCGATGTTCGTGTTGCGGTGAAATCACCGCCAATAGTCCGAAAGGTAGAAAATCGCTTAGAATAAGAGAATGGATATGTGCTTCGTGTGGCACATGGCATGATAGAGATATTAATGCCAGTAAGAACATTCTTGCGGTCGGGCTTGACCGTCTTGTAGAAGGAATCCCCTTGCTTTAG
- a CDS encoding ABC transporter permease, with protein MPTQRTPGKVGVSHSGNSANIWERGFLLQVLHVWRSVFQDKGVLSMLLIAPVIYGFFYPWPYSKEVVRHVPVAVVDYDHSSLSQTIIRYAQANPRIQSTIVNDENSAKQLMWQGKIAGYMVIPSGLYQKVTTGQPAKVSILANGNYFLLNKQVQTGFLEVIGTVSAGAKVQKNVAIGQDITVAKNNISPVALTINPLYNRTEGYGSYIVPAVAILILQQMFLMGTAMLVGTWAEQDMHRASMKTWLARILGLACFGFVLGCFYYGWVFSSNDYIRNQNLTGSLVLLALFFPAVTALGCLLGVWFGARERAMQILVASSMPMLFVSGISWPYQMLPEPLQYLRWVLPSTSGMNASVMLNQMGVPLAYVNVYLMALMMIFLVCLLLLLLLASKESESLAD; from the coding sequence ATGCCCACCCAGAGAACCCCCGGCAAAGTCGGCGTAAGCCACTCTGGCAACTCTGCCAACATTTGGGAGCGCGGTTTTTTGCTGCAAGTTTTGCATGTATGGCGCAGCGTGTTTCAAGACAAAGGGGTGCTTAGTATGCTACTGATTGCCCCGGTTATTTATGGCTTTTTTTATCCGTGGCCGTATTCAAAAGAAGTGGTGCGTCATGTCCCTGTGGCAGTGGTGGATTATGACCATTCAAGTCTATCGCAGACCATTATCCGCTACGCCCAAGCCAATCCGCGCATCCAAAGTACTATTGTAAACGATGAAAACAGTGCCAAGCAGCTGATGTGGCAAGGCAAAATTGCAGGCTACATGGTGATACCCTCAGGGCTGTATCAAAAAGTGACCACAGGACAACCTGCCAAGGTGAGTATCCTTGCCAACGGTAACTATTTTTTGCTCAACAAACAAGTACAAACGGGGTTTTTAGAAGTCATCGGCACCGTGTCCGCAGGGGCGAAAGTACAAAAAAATGTTGCCATCGGGCAAGATATCACGGTTGCCAAAAACAATATTTCCCCGGTTGCGCTGACGATTAATCCCTTATACAACCGGACCGAAGGCTATGGCAGCTACATTGTCCCTGCGGTTGCGATATTGATTCTGCAGCAGATGTTTTTGATGGGCACAGCAATGCTAGTGGGTACTTGGGCAGAGCAAGACATGCACCGCGCTTCGATGAAAACGTGGCTTGCGCGAATATTGGGCTTAGCGTGTTTTGGTTTTGTGCTCGGCTGTTTTTATTATGGCTGGGTGTTTTCGAGCAATGACTATATCCGTAACCAAAATCTCACGGGTTCACTGGTACTGCTTGCCCTGTTTTTCCCCGCGGTAACGGCGCTGGGCTGTCTGCTTGGGGTGTGGTTTGGGGCGCGAGAACGGGCGATGCAAATCTTGGTCGCAAGTTCAATGCCGATGCTGTTTGTATCCGGGATTTCATGGCCGTATCAAATGCTGCCTGAGCCACTGCAGTATTTGCGCTGGGTGTTGCCTAGCACCTCGGGAATGAATGCCTCTGTGATGCTGAACCAAATGGGCGTGCCACTGGCGTATGTCAACGTGTATCTCATGGCACTCATGATGATTTTCTTGGTTTGTTTATTGCTGCTACTTTTATTAGCGAGTAAAGAAAGTGAATCGTTAGCAGATTAA
- a CDS encoding ABC transporter permease, with amino-acid sequence MISKLTSKLTSKLASNKGSKASPTSSAVSNASDSDSVGASDHERHAQFDNRSGFVQFFAAFWHSARREWDFLVQNRWDFSLMFWMPIVLIFLVWWIFSKGMAVGIPIAVIDNDHSAQSATIIRYIDATPEVAVVKSLHSAAAAQQAIETTDVMAVVEIPENFSTNLLAGKTSRLLLNVNAQYGTHSGMIQKAVQTAVTTFSAGAEMQRRVAIGEDVTLTKTSYAPIQSQSVALFNTANNYQQFLAVTVVPALLHILSMVIGASTVGRELVDKTLGEWYQSLKYPKFASSHASNHAFNRPFNYSHPVTLGHEKPKLSLIIAGLNGKLIWAMFAYTLWAAVALTLVMQIFPIRLASVAITYLIFLMFMMVSFWLGVIVTVGTFSYRQGLSFTGFISAPSFAFSGVTFPFLAMSPAAQRWANALPLTHYLNLQTTQLQMGAPPSFAYSSFIGFFIAVMITLLLAALLTKKALLKPEKWGQR; translated from the coding sequence ATGATATCAAAACTGACATCAAAACTGACATCAAAACTGGCATCAAACAAGGGCTCTAAAGCGTCACCGACATCGTCCGCTGTGTCAAATGCCAGTGACAGTGACAGTGTTGGTGCTAGTGACCATGAGCGTCATGCGCAGTTTGATAACCGCTCAGGCTTTGTGCAATTCTTTGCGGCGTTTTGGCACAGTGCGCGCCGTGAATGGGATTTTTTGGTGCAAAATCGCTGGGATTTTTCGTTGATGTTTTGGATGCCCATCGTATTGATATTTTTGGTCTGGTGGATTTTTAGCAAAGGCATGGCAGTCGGGATACCGATTGCGGTCATAGACAATGACCACTCCGCGCAATCTGCGACGATTATCCGCTATATTGATGCGACGCCTGAGGTTGCGGTGGTTAAAAGTCTTCATAGTGCCGCTGCGGCTCAGCAAGCCATCGAGACTACCGATGTCATGGCGGTGGTTGAAATCCCAGAGAATTTTTCAACCAATCTACTGGCTGGCAAAACCTCGCGCTTGCTACTCAATGTCAATGCCCAGTATGGCACGCATTCAGGTATGATACAAAAAGCGGTACAGACAGCAGTCACAACCTTTTCGGCAGGGGCAGAGATGCAGCGGCGAGTCGCCATTGGCGAAGATGTCACCCTAACTAAAACCAGTTATGCACCGATACAATCGCAAAGTGTGGCACTGTTTAATACCGCCAATAATTATCAGCAATTTTTGGCAGTCACTGTGGTACCAGCCTTACTACATATTTTGTCGATGGTGATTGGGGCGTCAACTGTCGGGCGAGAGCTGGTCGACAAGACGCTAGGTGAGTGGTATCAGTCGCTAAAATACCCCAAATTTGCCAGTAGCCATGCCAGTAACCACGCCTTTAACCGCCCCTTTAACTATAGCCATCCTGTGACACTGGGGCACGAAAAACCCAAACTATCGCTAATTATCGCAGGGCTCAATGGCAAACTAATTTGGGCGATGTTTGCGTATACGCTTTGGGCAGCGGTGGCATTAACGTTGGTGATGCAAATTTTCCCCATTCGTTTGGCATCCGTGGCGATTACTTATCTGATATTTTTAATGTTTATGATGGTGTCGTTCTGGCTTGGGGTGATTGTCACGGTCGGCACGTTTTCGTATCGTCAAGGCTTGTCATTTACCGGATTTATCTCCGCCCCGTCATTTGCTTTTTCAGGGGTGACGTTTCCATTTTTGGCGATGAGTCCTGCCGCACAGCGTTGGGCAAATGCCCTACCACTAACCCATTATCTCAACTTGCAAACCACCCAATTACAAATGGGCGCACCGCCATCGTTTGCCTATAGCAGCTTTATCGGATTTTTTATTGCCGTCATGATTACCTTGTTGCTAGCCGCGTTGTTGACCAAAAAGGCCTTGCTGAAGCCTGAAAAATGGGGGCAACGCTGA
- a CDS encoding HlyD family secretion protein produces MADPQNPTPDNAMDNAKDNAKDNTLDSAADNANAAMNAQAADEPHAEDSLAAAATDSRYAAPTKKPSKIRTIIIALIILGLIGLVAWGLIKDKRETRSAPVTIQGHMEVEQTPVAAKVAGRIANIYVKEGDEISVGTRLIDMDSPEINAKVEEAQAAKELAQSQLDKANNGARPQEIEMAKYQYDVAQSAADLAKVTYERINRLAAEGLMSRQKRDEAYTNYVANVDKAKIAKAQYELAKTGARSEDKTAAQAQVSQVEAKLKEAMVAKEEANLKSPIAGIVDNVIVKPGQVVGQGVPLMTIVDPKDQWVVLNVTENNLNHFAVGSEFSGTVPALSVNNQPYRQVFKVYASSVLSDFATWRPTNSKDGFDMRTFEIRARPSQSDTRLRQGMTVLVDIPASRQPTQTQ; encoded by the coding sequence ATGGCTGATCCACAAAACCCAACACCAGACAATGCGATGGACAACGCTAAAGACAACGCTAAAGACAACACTTTGGACAGCGCTGCGGATAATGCTAATGCAGCGATGAACGCCCAAGCTGCCGATGAGCCGCACGCAGAGGATAGCCTGGCAGCCGCTGCGACGGATAGCCGTTACGCGGCGCCTACCAAAAAACCCAGTAAAATCCGCACCATCATTATAGCTTTGATTATCCTTGGGCTGATTGGACTGGTCGCATGGGGGCTAATCAAAGATAAGCGCGAGACGCGCAGCGCGCCTGTGACCATCCAAGGGCATATGGAAGTGGAGCAAACGCCTGTCGCTGCCAAAGTTGCCGGTCGTATTGCCAATATTTATGTCAAAGAAGGCGATGAAATTAGCGTCGGCACCCGCCTGATTGATATGGATAGCCCAGAAATCAATGCCAAGGTCGAAGAAGCACAAGCAGCCAAAGAATTAGCCCAAAGCCAGCTGGACAAAGCCAACAATGGCGCAAGACCGCAAGAGATTGAAATGGCAAAATACCAGTACGATGTTGCCCAATCCGCGGCTGACCTTGCCAAAGTCACCTACGAACGTATCAACCGACTCGCAGCAGAAGGCTTGATGTCACGGCAAAAACGTGACGAAGCCTATACCAACTATGTCGCCAATGTCGATAAAGCCAAAATCGCCAAAGCCCAATATGAGTTAGCCAAAACAGGCGCGCGTAGTGAAGATAAAACCGCCGCCCAAGCGCAAGTCAGCCAAGTAGAAGCCAAGCTTAAAGAAGCAATGGTGGCCAAAGAAGAAGCCAATCTTAAAAGCCCGATTGCCGGTATCGTGGACAACGTGATTGTCAAACCAGGTCAAGTGGTGGGACAGGGCGTACCACTGATGACCATTGTCGATCCCAAAGACCAATGGGTCGTGCTTAACGTTACCGAAAACAATCTAAATCATTTTGCAGTCGGTAGTGAATTTAGCGGTACGGTTCCTGCGTTATCGGTCAACAATCAGCCTTACCGCCAAGTGTTTAAAGTGTACGCAAGTTCCGTGCTATCAGATTTTGCCACGTGGCGCCCGACCAACAGCAAAGACGGCTTTGATATGCGTACCTTTGAGATTCGCGCGCGCCCGAGCCAGTCAGATACACGCCTAAGACAGGGCATGACCGTATTGGTTGATATACCGGCAAGCCGTCAGCCAACCCAAACACAATGA